In Planctomycetota bacterium, a genomic segment contains:
- a CDS encoding PPC domain-containing protein, translating into MAAALALAALAAEGAETCRLAGRVATAAGEPLGGVTVRFSNGLPAQTTDSSGAFETVAPADGTRCTVTPSKRGWEFTPAERSVWLSGDEAEASFRAAPAGREKTKSKDGDSWTNAVELVMDGPTKTGDIWYGSAQNWFYFKVVTAGTYIVESWPGTLTDNYIWLYNSSLKVIAADDDSGEGLMAKITRTLSAGTYYVLVQGYSWSLSGTYTIGVRTPGPTLSNFAINGGALATLTPQVTLNHVAQGTPAQFMASESPTFAGAAWTPYVANPPFTLSAGNETKTVYLKVRDANNRESNVLSDSILLNEPIPVELTVNAPPTLGNLWPAGDLDWFYFTAAAPGMYTIETWAGSLTDNVMGLYQGDQATLIATDDNSGEGGRMARIVRILAPGTYFIRVVPLKAKKTGTYLIRVMTGEPQLTVLNPYGDPTANTAAAVGNSEVVFSARIPATLEVACSFAVNAPAVPDLANKVRVCISPVGGSALQWMAGKKTPSPWTGSAAGQPAGAHAAMGKALFNPKTGRYEAKAVFTGLPANNADFGPKTIWVQIVDGANVIGTAQQPIEVFYPRLVTNNAGAGPDRGPNWFYFWKTGNVCGATTGWQYLRGRSYGVYYPGEDHVNVRDAAPTRNSGPETYRNDFGSSVTVTGQGVGPQCCTEVIAHEFQHKWFYDNWDALIAAAEADGENNGDDYDDPDDDGIPNLFEPGFLGIATDPNDPDTFNMGGSYSSYGDEELRCRKVELAPGLTADPAADWAFPGSNSYPRYGGN; encoded by the coding sequence ATGGCCGCGGCGCTGGCTCTGGCCGCGCTGGCGGCCGAGGGCGCCGAGACGTGCCGCCTGGCCGGGCGCGTGGCCACAGCCGCGGGCGAGCCGCTGGGCGGCGTGACCGTGCGCTTCTCGAACGGCCTGCCCGCGCAGACGACCGACTCGTCGGGCGCCTTCGAGACCGTGGCCCCCGCCGACGGAACGCGCTGCACGGTGACCCCCAGCAAGCGCGGCTGGGAGTTCACCCCTGCCGAACGCAGCGTGTGGCTCTCGGGCGACGAGGCGGAAGCGAGTTTCCGCGCCGCACCCGCCGGCCGCGAGAAGACCAAGTCCAAGGACGGCGACTCGTGGACGAACGCGGTCGAGCTGGTGATGGACGGCCCGACCAAGACCGGCGACATCTGGTACGGCAGCGCCCAGAACTGGTTCTACTTCAAGGTCGTCACCGCCGGCACCTACATCGTCGAGTCGTGGCCGGGCACCCTCACCGACAACTACATCTGGCTCTACAACAGCAGCCTGAAGGTCATCGCGGCCGACGACGACAGCGGGGAGGGCCTCATGGCCAAGATCACCCGCACCCTCAGCGCCGGCACCTACTACGTCCTCGTCCAAGGCTACTCGTGGTCCCTCTCGGGCACCTACACCATCGGGGTCCGCACCCCCGGCCCCACGCTGTCGAACTTCGCCATCAACGGCGGCGCCCTGGCCACGCTGACCCCACAGGTGACGCTGAACCACGTGGCGCAGGGCACGCCCGCCCAGTTCATGGCCAGCGAGTCCCCCACCTTCGCCGGCGCGGCCTGGACCCCCTACGTCGCGAACCCGCCCTTCACCCTGTCGGCCGGCAACGAGACGAAGACAGTGTACCTGAAGGTGCGCGATGCCAACAACCGCGAGTCGAACGTGCTATCGGACTCCATCCTGCTCAACGAGCCCATCCCCGTGGAACTGACGGTGAACGCGCCGCCCACCCTGGGCAACCTGTGGCCGGCCGGGGACCTGGACTGGTTCTACTTCACGGCCGCGGCGCCGGGCATGTACACGATCGAGACCTGGGCGGGCTCGCTCACCGACAACGTCATGGGCCTCTACCAGGGCGATCAGGCGACCCTGATCGCCACCGACGACAACAGCGGCGAGGGCGGGCGCATGGCCCGCATCGTCCGCATCCTCGCGCCCGGCACCTACTTCATCCGCGTCGTGCCCCTCAAAGCGAAGAAGACCGGCACCTATCTGATCCGCGTGATGACGGGCGAGCCGCAGCTCACGGTCCTCAACCCGTACGGCGATCCGACGGCGAACACCGCCGCCGCCGTGGGCAACTCGGAGGTCGTCTTCTCGGCCAGGATTCCCGCCACGCTGGAGGTCGCCTGCTCGTTCGCCGTCAACGCGCCCGCGGTGCCCGACCTCGCCAACAAGGTGCGCGTCTGCATCAGCCCCGTCGGAGGCTCCGCCCTCCAGTGGATGGCCGGGAAGAAGACGCCCTCGCCCTGGACCGGCTCGGCCGCCGGCCAGCCTGCCGGCGCCCACGCCGCCATGGGCAAAGCCCTCTTCAACCCGAAGACGGGCCGCTACGAGGCCAAAGCCGTCTTCACCGGCCTGCCCGCGAACAACGCGGACTTCGGGCCGAAGACGATCTGGGTGCAGATCGTGGACGGCGCGAACGTGATCGGCACCGCGCAGCAGCCCATCGAGGTCTTCTATCCCAGGCTTGTCACCAACAACGCGGGCGCGGGGCCGGACCGAGGCCCCAACTGGTTCTACTTCTGGAAAACCGGCAACGTGTGCGGCGCCACCACCGGCTGGCAGTACCTGCGGGGCCGCAGCTACGGCGTCTACTACCCGGGCGAAGACCACGTGAACGTCCGCGACGCCGCGCCCACGCGGAACTCCGGGCCGGAAACCTATCGCAACGACTTCGGCTCCAGCGTCACCGTGACGGGCCAGGGCGTCGGCCCGCAGTGCTGCACCGAAGTGATCGCCCACGAGTTCCAGCACAAGTGGTTCTACGACAACTGGGACGCGCTGATCGCCGCGGCCGAGGCCGACGGCGAGAACAACGGCGACGACTACGACGACCCCGACGACGACGGCATCCCCAACCTCTTCGAGCCCGGCTTCCTCGGCATCGCCACCGACCCCAACGACCCGGACACGTTCAACATGGGCGGAAGCTACAGCTCCTACGGCGACGAGGAGCTCCGCTGCCGCAAGGTCGAGCTGGCCCCCGGCCTCACCGCCGACCCCGCCGCCGACTGGGCCTTCCCCGGCAGCAACTCGTACCCGCGATACGGGGGAAACTGA
- a CDS encoding sugar phosphate isomerase/epimerase family protein, which produces MTTDYANVSTGCPEPYLRRIAEAGFAHIHWCHHWNTDFLYAACEVEQIGQWLRALGLALTDLHASAGVEKGWGSAREYERLAGIELVANRIAMAARLGSDVVILHLPAEPAEPEQREPFWTRLRRSLDALEPIAREHGVRIALENMAKDNFDALERVFALYGPDFVGLCYDSGHGHLAGNGLDRLEHVLSRLLAVHLHDNDGTGDQHRIVGDGTVDWPRLAALLAASPYRKPLSFESNLGSYPKGADEREHLRRAFEAGSRLAQRVVGCGPEL; this is translated from the coding sequence ATGACCACCGACTACGCGAACGTGAGCACCGGCTGCCCCGAGCCGTATCTGCGCCGCATCGCCGAGGCCGGCTTCGCCCACATCCACTGGTGCCACCACTGGAACACCGATTTCCTCTACGCCGCTTGCGAAGTCGAGCAGATCGGGCAGTGGCTGCGCGCCCTCGGCCTCGCGCTCACCGACCTCCATGCCTCGGCCGGCGTCGAGAAGGGCTGGGGCTCGGCCCGCGAGTACGAGCGCCTGGCCGGCATCGAGCTGGTCGCCAACCGCATCGCCATGGCTGCCCGCCTCGGCTCCGACGTCGTCATCCTCCATCTGCCCGCCGAGCCGGCCGAGCCCGAGCAACGCGAGCCCTTCTGGACGCGCCTGCGCCGCTCCCTCGATGCCCTGGAACCGATCGCACGCGAGCACGGCGTGCGCATCGCCCTCGAGAACATGGCGAAGGACAACTTCGACGCGCTCGAGCGCGTCTTCGCCCTCTACGGCCCCGACTTCGTGGGCCTCTGCTACGACAGCGGCCACGGCCACCTGGCCGGCAACGGCCTCGACCGCCTGGAGCATGTGCTCAGCCGCCTCCTCGCCGTCCACCTCCACGACAACGACGGCACGGGCGACCAGCACAGGATCGTCGGCGATGGCACCGTGGACTGGCCCCGCCTCGCCGCCCTCCTCGCCGCCTCGCCTTACCGCAAGCCCCTGAGTTTCGAGTCGAACCTGGGCAGTTACCCCAAAGGCGCCGACGAGAGGGAGCATCTGCGGCGCGCGTTCGAGGCCGGCTCGCGCCTGGCCCAAAGGGTCGTTGGGTGTGGGCCGGAATTGTAG
- a CDS encoding Gfo/Idh/MocA family oxidoreductase, with protein MTRRRFLHRTALLSAAAAAPTLIPASARGAEGAVAPSDRLTLALIGNGMMGQGHLAGAIGNPALHVRAVCDVDRLRREEGRQRVDETYAARYAGGSHRGCAACNDYREVLDRPDIDAVVIATPDHWHALQAVDAAKAGKDVYCEKPVSITIQEGRELADTVRRLARVFQTGTQYRSMPTIRAVCGFVRAGGLGRVRAAFTLWSRLHPMFGSAYVPVDAGLPGEPVPQGLDWDLWVGPGPWRPYNHEYHRNPRPGVVPWAFCDGYGVASVTWHHSHSADVVQYALGMETSGPVEVCHPSDGQFPTLTFRYANGTLLHLVDHWGMVADVYKAVPKAARLAGNFGGLFVGERGWITSMYGGGPIEAGPESLLAEAELATREVTGANDHHANWFECIRTRRKPSSSEEIGHRSASLGHLAIIAFRLGRSLKWNPTTEEFAADEEANRLRSRAMRQPWRM; from the coding sequence GTGACCCGCCGCAGGTTCCTGCACAGGACCGCCTTGCTCTCGGCGGCGGCTGCCGCGCCGACGTTGATCCCCGCCTCGGCCCGGGGCGCGGAGGGCGCCGTGGCGCCCAGCGACCGGCTCACCCTGGCGCTGATCGGCAACGGGATGATGGGCCAGGGCCACCTGGCCGGGGCAATCGGGAACCCTGCCCTCCACGTCCGCGCCGTCTGCGACGTGGATCGGCTGCGGCGCGAAGAGGGCAGGCAGCGCGTGGACGAGACCTACGCCGCCCGGTACGCGGGCGGCTCGCACCGCGGCTGCGCGGCCTGCAACGACTACCGCGAGGTCCTCGACCGGCCGGATATTGACGCCGTGGTGATCGCCACCCCCGATCACTGGCACGCGCTCCAGGCGGTAGACGCGGCCAAGGCGGGCAAGGACGTCTACTGCGAGAAGCCCGTCTCGATCACGATCCAGGAGGGCCGCGAGCTGGCGGATACGGTGCGGCGGCTCGCCCGCGTGTTCCAGACGGGGACGCAGTATCGCTCGATGCCGACCATCCGCGCGGTGTGCGGGTTTGTCCGAGCGGGCGGGCTGGGCCGCGTCCGCGCGGCCTTCACGCTCTGGAGCCGGCTGCACCCGATGTTCGGCAGCGCGTACGTGCCGGTTGATGCAGGGCTGCCCGGCGAGCCCGTGCCGCAGGGCCTCGACTGGGACCTGTGGGTCGGGCCAGGCCCCTGGCGGCCCTACAACCACGAGTATCACCGCAACCCTCGGCCCGGCGTGGTGCCGTGGGCGTTCTGCGACGGCTACGGCGTCGCCTCGGTCACCTGGCACCACTCGCACAGCGCCGATGTGGTGCAGTATGCCCTGGGCATGGAGACCAGCGGGCCGGTTGAGGTCTGCCATCCCAGCGACGGGCAGTTCCCCACACTCACGTTCCGGTATGCCAATGGGACGCTGCTCCACCTCGTGGACCACTGGGGCATGGTCGCGGATGTCTACAAGGCGGTGCCCAAGGCGGCCCGGCTGGCAGGGAACTTCGGGGGCCTGTTCGTCGGCGAGCGTGGCTGGATCACCTCGATGTACGGCGGCGGGCCGATCGAGGCAGGCCCGGAGAGCCTCCTTGCGGAGGCGGAGCTGGCGACCCGCGAGGTGACCGGCGCCAACGACCACCATGCGAACTGGTTCGAGTGCATCCGCACGCGGCGCAAGCCCAGTTCCTCCGAGGAGATCGGCCACCGGTCGGCTTCCCTCGGGCATCTGGCGATCATCGCGTTCCGGCTGGGACGCTCGTTGAAGTGGAACCCGACGACCGAGGAGTTCGCCGCCGACGAGGAGGCGAATCGCCTGCGCTCCCGCGCCATGCGCCAGCCGTGGCGAATGTAG
- a CDS encoding type II toxin-antitoxin system HicB family antitoxin, which translates to MQREFSVIIERDEDGYYVASVPELRGCHTQARSLDALMKRTREAIELCLEVEGEAEALPQFVGVQRITVGS; encoded by the coding sequence ATGCAACGAGAGTTCAGCGTGATCATCGAGCGCGACGAGGATGGATATTACGTAGCCAGCGTGCCAGAGCTGCGGGGATGCCACACCCAGGCGAGGTCGCTGGACGCGCTCATGAAACGGACGCGAGAGGCGATCGAGCTGTGTCTGGAGGTCGAGGGGGAGGCGGAGGCGCTCCCGCAGTTCGTGGGCGTACAGCGCATCACGGTGGGGTCATGA
- a CDS encoding type II toxin-antitoxin system HicA family toxin has protein sequence MSKLPRLRGRQVIAALRRAGFEVIRTRGSHHFLRHPDGRGTVVPVHAGEDIGRGMLRKILADTELTADEFAALL, from the coding sequence ATGAGCAAGCTCCCACGCCTCCGCGGCCGGCAGGTGATCGCCGCGCTGCGCCGGGCAGGCTTCGAGGTGATTCGGACCCGTGGGAGCCACCATTTTCTTCGGCATCCCGACGGCCGGGGCACTGTGGTGCCCGTTCATGCAGGCGAGGACATTGGCCGGGGCATGCTTCGGAAGATTCTGGCCGACACCGAATTGACCGCGGACGAGTTTGCTGCCCTTCTATAG
- a CDS encoding ADP-ribosylglycohydrolase family protein, with protein sequence MTRPVQIGIEEYRDKVFACWLGKNIGGTLGAPYECKKDVTHLTFYDPLPSKSAPNDDLDLQLAWLKCLEDRGVHITCGDLADYWVEFLSAYPWNEYGFCRRNLGRGLRPPISGCFENYYIDEMGSPIRSEIWACIAPGDPQLAAALAWHDAVLDHAGGEGVYGEMFWAALEAAAFVVSDPKTLIAIGLNMIPIWSRISRVVRDAVWCHDNAVPWAEARERVLRSFGHHNPCHAPQNHGFTVLGWLYGADFGDKLCKAVNCGYDTDCTGATLGSVLGILGGTAGIPKKWRDPIGEQIVLHKFTGNCGAPKDIAELTRRTEAVAKAMLPARSDAAEFTRTTQAPADASVLFRNEQALNALARDPMSAIERVEGFDIALHYNGEPVLRPGIAKRISVAVTQPLPGEDVPIELESVGLELPQGWTMEIPSPLSHGNDFMLRADEPADRNILRVTARWGGREVSADFTILGPGEAQGYPCNVNVPRCEKCGARKEACVCKA encoded by the coding sequence ATGACGCGCCCCGTCCAGATCGGCATCGAGGAGTACCGCGACAAGGTCTTCGCCTGCTGGCTCGGCAAGAACATCGGCGGCACCCTCGGCGCGCCCTACGAGTGCAAGAAGGACGTCACACACCTGACGTTCTACGACCCCCTGCCCAGCAAGAGCGCGCCCAACGACGACCTCGACCTCCAGCTCGCCTGGCTCAAGTGCCTCGAGGACCGCGGCGTGCACATCACCTGCGGCGACCTGGCCGACTACTGGGTCGAGTTCCTCTCGGCCTACCCGTGGAACGAGTACGGCTTCTGCCGCCGCAACCTGGGCCGCGGCCTGCGGCCCCCCATCAGCGGCTGCTTCGAAAACTATTACATTGACGAAATGGGCTCGCCCATCCGCAGCGAAATCTGGGCCTGCATCGCCCCGGGCGATCCCCAGCTCGCCGCCGCCCTGGCCTGGCACGACGCCGTGCTCGACCACGCCGGCGGCGAAGGCGTCTACGGCGAAATGTTCTGGGCCGCCCTCGAGGCCGCCGCCTTCGTCGTCAGCGATCCGAAGACGCTTATCGCCATCGGCCTCAACATGATCCCCATCTGGAGCCGCATCTCGCGCGTCGTCCGCGACGCCGTGTGGTGCCACGACAACGCCGTGCCCTGGGCCGAGGCCCGCGAGCGCGTCCTCCGCTCGTTCGGCCACCACAACCCCTGCCACGCCCCGCAGAACCACGGCTTCACCGTCCTCGGCTGGCTCTACGGCGCCGACTTCGGCGACAAGCTGTGCAAGGCCGTCAACTGCGGCTACGACACCGACTGCACGGGCGCCACCCTCGGCTCGGTGCTCGGCATCCTGGGCGGCACGGCCGGCATCCCGAAGAAGTGGCGCGACCCCATCGGCGAGCAAATCGTGCTCCACAAGTTCACCGGCAACTGCGGCGCCCCGAAGGATATCGCCGAACTGACCCGCCGCACCGAGGCCGTGGCCAAGGCCATGCTGCCCGCCCGCTCCGATGCCGCCGAGTTCACCCGCACGACCCAGGCGCCCGCCGACGCCTCGGTGCTCTTCCGCAACGAGCAGGCCCTCAACGCCCTCGCCCGCGACCCCATGAGCGCCATCGAGCGGGTCGAGGGCTTCGACATCGCGCTGCACTACAACGGCGAGCCCGTGCTCCGCCCCGGCATTGCCAAGCGCATCTCGGTCGCAGTCACCCAGCCTTTGCCCGGGGAGGACGTCCCAATCGAGCTGGAGTCCGTCGGCCTGGAACTGCCGCAGGGTTGGACGATGGAGATCCCGAGCCCGCTGTCCCACGGCAATGATTTCATGCTTCGCGCCGATGAGCCGGCCGACCGCAACATCCTGCGCGTCACCGCCCGATGGGGCGGCAGGGAGGTGAGCGCCGACTTCACGATCCTCGGCCCGGGCGAGGCTCAGGGCTACCCGTGCAACGTCAACGTGCCGCGGTGCGAGAAGTGCGGCGCGCGCAAGGAAGCCTGCGTCTGCAAGGCGTGA
- a CDS encoding DNA polymerase IV, with the protein MAERVIVHLDMDAFFAAVEQRDRPELRGQPVVVGADPKGGRGRGVVSTCSYEARCFGIRSAMPISEAWRRCPKAVYLPVRMDAYEQASEAVFRVLEEFTPDIEPVSIDEAFLDVTRSLHLFGTKRALGERLRLRIEAETRLTASIGIAPCKMVAKIASDLQKPRGLVIVEPGEAQAFLRPLPVGKLWGVGRRTQEALDRLGIRTIGDLAARPREELVRRFGKQGEDLWDLAHGRDDRPVEAAGEAKSIGHENTFEHDTRDPRLLASTLMELCEGVAFRLRRAGLRGRTITTKLRFEDFTTLTRATTVETPVDAAAAIYQIASANLGRVAMKGHRIRLIGVSVSGFEARPRQLALFGEQPSDAGGREKQRLLADAIDRIKTRFGQDALHQGTTLDRPRDDE; encoded by the coding sequence ATGGCCGAGCGCGTCATCGTCCACCTCGATATGGACGCCTTCTTCGCCGCCGTCGAGCAGCGCGACCGCCCCGAGCTGCGCGGGCAGCCCGTCGTGGTCGGCGCCGACCCCAAGGGCGGGCGGGGCCGCGGCGTGGTCTCCACCTGCTCCTACGAGGCCCGCTGCTTCGGCATCCGCAGCGCCATGCCCATCAGCGAAGCCTGGCGTCGTTGCCCCAAGGCCGTCTACCTCCCGGTCCGGATGGACGCCTACGAACAGGCATCCGAGGCGGTCTTCCGCGTCCTGGAGGAGTTCACCCCTGACATCGAGCCGGTGAGCATTGACGAAGCGTTCCTCGACGTCACCCGGTCGCTCCACCTCTTCGGCACGAAGCGGGCGCTAGGCGAACGGCTCCGCCTGCGGATCGAGGCCGAGACACGTCTCACCGCCTCCATCGGCATCGCCCCGTGCAAGATGGTCGCCAAGATCGCCTCCGACCTCCAGAAGCCCCGCGGCCTCGTCATCGTCGAGCCGGGCGAGGCCCAAGCCTTCCTCCGCCCGCTGCCCGTCGGCAAGCTCTGGGGCGTCGGCAGGCGCACCCAGGAGGCCCTCGACCGCCTCGGCATCCGGACCATCGGCGACCTCGCGGCCCGCCCGCGGGAGGAACTCGTCCGCCGCTTCGGCAAGCAGGGCGAAGACCTGTGGGACCTCGCCCACGGCCGCGACGACCGGCCCGTCGAGGCCGCAGGCGAAGCCAAGTCCATCGGCCACGAGAACACCTTCGAGCACGACACCCGCGACCCCCGCCTGCTCGCCTCCACCCTCATGGAGCTGTGCGAGGGCGTGGCCTTCCGCCTCCGGAGGGCCGGCCTCCGGGGACGCACCATCACGACCAAGCTACGGTTCGAAGACTTCACGACGCTCACTCGAGCGACGACGGTGGAGACTCCCGTGGATGCCGCCGCGGCCATCTACCAGATCGCCTCGGCCAACCTCGGCCGCGTGGCGATGAAGGGTCACAGGATTCGCCTCATCGGCGTCAGCGTCTCTGGCTTCGAGGCTCGGCCGCGGCAGCTTGCACTGTTCGGTGAGCAGCCAAGCGACGCCGGGGGCAGGGAGAAGCAGCGGCTGCTTGCCGATGCCATTGACCGCATCAAGACCCGCTTCGGCCAGGACGCGCTTCACCAGGGCACCACGCTGGACCGGCCGAGGGACGACGAGTAG
- a CDS encoding L-lactate dehydrogenase, whose amino-acid sequence MSKVSVIGVGDVGATVAYTLQMSGLATEIVLSDVDQARARGHAMDMSHGLFFVPPVAIRAGGYAECAGSQAIVLTAGARQKPGETRLELTRRNAAICRSIVDGLKPHLGEAVLLVVSNPVDVMTHVALERSGLAPGRVFGSGTVLDSARFRYELSRTCRVDARNVHAYVVGEHGDSEVFLWSQVHIAGTPLEAFCEGCGHACVPGDPTASLAAARAAIERSVRESAYHIIESKGFTNYAVSLAILRILGALLRDESSVLTVSTRVEGEYGLRGVCLSVPCVVGRGGVRRIVESRLADGEQAALARSAGVIREAMEGIAAGR is encoded by the coding sequence ATGTCCAAAGTCAGCGTCATCGGGGTCGGCGACGTCGGCGCCACCGTGGCCTACACGCTCCAGATGTCGGGCCTCGCCACCGAGATCGTGCTCTCGGACGTGGACCAGGCGCGGGCCCGTGGCCACGCGATGGACATGAGCCACGGGCTCTTCTTCGTGCCGCCCGTGGCGATCCGCGCCGGGGGCTACGCCGAGTGCGCCGGCTCGCAGGCCATCGTCCTCACTGCCGGCGCGCGCCAGAAGCCGGGCGAGACCCGGCTGGAGCTGACCCGGCGCAACGCCGCCATCTGCCGCTCGATCGTGGACGGCTTGAAGCCCCACCTCGGCGAGGCCGTGCTGCTGGTCGTGTCGAATCCCGTGGACGTGATGACTCACGTAGCGCTGGAGCGCTCGGGCCTGGCGCCCGGCCGCGTGTTCGGCTCGGGCACGGTGCTCGACTCGGCCCGCTTCCGCTACGAGCTGAGCCGCACCTGCCGCGTGGACGCGCGCAACGTGCACGCCTACGTGGTGGGCGAGCACGGCGACAGCGAGGTGTTCCTCTGGAGCCAGGTGCACATTGCCGGCACGCCGCTCGAGGCGTTCTGCGAAGGCTGCGGCCACGCCTGCGTGCCGGGCGATCCCACGGCGTCGCTGGCCGCCGCCAGGGCCGCCATCGAGCGGAGCGTGCGCGAGTCCGCCTATCACATCATCGAGAGCAAGGGCTTCACCAACTATGCCGTCAGCCTCGCCATCCTGCGCATCCTGGGCGCGCTGCTGCGCGACGAGAGCAGCGTGCTCACCGTCTCCACGCGTGTCGAGGGCGAGTACGGCCTGCGCGGCGTATGCCTGAGCGTGCCGTGCGTGGTGGGGCGGGGGGGCGTCCGGCGCATCGTCGAGAGCCGCCTCGCCGACGGCGAGCAGGCGGCCCTGGCCCGTTCGGCCGGCGTCATCCGCGAGGCGATGGAAGGGATCGCGGCGGGCCGCTGA
- a CDS encoding HEAT repeat domain-containing protein: protein MIGRLLNRWREGKAAQTIEGALRGAKPPAEAIAAIRELGECGSRASVQVLCLAFTHGPEALRAEAPAALAAVHQREPDERILKALNEAVLSEQQSPAVRQAAIAALAQVVDARRAGGLVELLKSGRTPLPVRTAAVQALKQLHYAELVERLVENFLRSRQVDPRGVMHQWVVEQLKALDDREKLTKLNEIAHVRRKLRYYAVNLDTTDPAAIVHLMAEVDPGEAKRFLSQMADESTRVISAAAIEALQDIRKRQQEADTQAASQEHRTPPRGQRPPPALPAQPSRT, encoded by the coding sequence ATGATCGGCCGACTCCTGAACCGGTGGAGAGAGGGCAAGGCGGCACAAACGATCGAGGGCGCGCTCCGCGGCGCGAAGCCGCCGGCAGAGGCCATCGCCGCTATCCGCGAACTGGGGGAGTGCGGCTCGCGCGCCTCGGTGCAAGTGCTGTGCCTGGCGTTCACCCATGGTCCGGAGGCTCTGCGTGCCGAGGCGCCCGCGGCTCTGGCCGCGGTGCACCAGCGCGAGCCCGACGAGCGCATCCTCAAGGCCCTCAACGAGGCCGTCCTCTCGGAGCAGCAGTCCCCGGCGGTACGCCAGGCGGCGATTGCGGCCCTCGCCCAGGTGGTGGATGCGCGCCGCGCCGGCGGCCTCGTGGAGCTGCTCAAGAGCGGGCGCACACCGTTGCCCGTGCGCACCGCGGCCGTGCAGGCCCTCAAACAGCTCCACTACGCCGAACTCGTCGAGCGCCTGGTCGAGAACTTCCTGCGCAGCCGCCAGGTGGACCCTCGGGGGGTGATGCACCAGTGGGTGGTCGAACAGCTCAAGGCCCTCGACGATCGCGAGAAGCTCACGAAGCTGAACGAGATCGCGCACGTGCGCCGCAAGCTGCGCTACTATGCCGTGAACCTCGACACCACCGACCCGGCGGCCATCGTGCACCTGATGGCCGAGGTGGACCCCGGCGAGGCCAAGCGGTTCCTCAGCCAGATGGCCGACGAGTCCACGCGGGTCATCTCCGCCGCCGCCATCGAGGCCCTTCAGGACATCCGCAAGCGGCAGCAGGAGGCCGACACCCAGGCGGCCAGCCAGGAGCATCGCACCCCGCCGCGCGGCCAGCGCCCGCCTCCCGCCCTGCCGGCACAGCCAAGCCGCACCTGA
- a CDS encoding dihydropteroate synthase, translating to MLHRVHTSGGPAIARFTIIGERINMTRKSIRERVFARDAAFIAAQAKKQQAAGATHIDVNAGGDPAREVADMAWLTEVVAEATDLPLSFDSTNPKALEKGLRLCNRPGTIINSITGEKDRLKHILPLVKKHKTGVVALTMDDSGMPEDLEGRVALTRTIAAAVQAKGIGLDRVYFDHLVRPASTNPGQARHILEAIRITRAEFPEAHIALGLSNVSYGLPNRNNLNRAFLAMLVAAGADGAIIDPCEEGMITTLLSARAALGLDEFCMEYITAYREGKLGEKKDA from the coding sequence GTGCTGCATCGTGTTCACACCTCAGGAGGCCCCGCCATCGCCCGCTTCACGATCATCGGCGAACGCATCAACATGACCCGCAAGAGCATCCGCGAACGGGTGTTCGCCCGCGACGCCGCCTTCATCGCGGCCCAGGCGAAGAAGCAACAGGCCGCCGGCGCCACGCACATTGACGTCAACGCCGGCGGCGACCCGGCCCGCGAGGTCGCCGACATGGCCTGGCTCACCGAGGTCGTGGCCGAGGCTACCGATCTGCCGCTCTCGTTCGACTCCACCAATCCCAAGGCCCTCGAGAAGGGCCTGCGCCTGTGCAACCGCCCGGGCACGATCATCAACTCGATCACGGGCGAGAAGGACCGCCTGAAGCACATCCTGCCCCTCGTGAAAAAGCACAAGACGGGCGTGGTGGCGCTCACGATGGATGATAGCGGCATGCCGGAGGACCTGGAGGGCCGCGTGGCTCTCACCCGCACGATCGCCGCGGCCGTGCAGGCCAAGGGCATCGGCCTCGACCGCGTGTACTTCGACCACCTGGTGCGCCCCGCCTCGACCAACCCCGGCCAGGCCCGCCACATTCTCGAAGCCATCCGCATCACGCGGGCCGAGTTCCCCGAGGCCCACATCGCCCTGGGCCTCTCGAACGTCTCCTACGGCCTGCCGAACCGCAACAACCTGAACCGCGCGTTCCTCGCCATGCTCGTGGCCGCGGGCGCCGACGGCGCCATCATTGACCCCTGCGAGGAGGGGATGATCACCACCCTGCTCTCGGCCCGCGCGGCGCTGGGACTCGACGAGTTCTGCATGGAATACATCACGGCCTATCGCGAGGGGAAGCTGGGGGAGAAGAAGGACGCGTGA